Proteins from a single region of Bacteroidales bacterium:
- the upp gene encoding uracil phosphoribosyltransferase, which produces MYHIVDHPLIQHKLTHIRNKYTGTKEFRENLNEIAGLMAYEITRDIPLRKTETETPMKKCVTSVLSRDIVLIPVLRAGLGMVDGITGLIPTAKIGHVGMYRDHKTLEPKSYYAKFPYRMKKAVVLVLDPMLATGGSASATLDILKREGAGNLKLVCIVGAPEGLERISKDHPEVEIFLAALDDGLNEFGYIVPGLGDAGDRLFGTNDFPGGT; this is translated from the coding sequence ATGTATCATATCGTTGATCACCCCCTTATACAGCATAAACTGACCCATATCAGAAATAAGTACACCGGCACCAAGGAGTTCCGTGAAAACCTCAATGAGATTGCCGGGCTGATGGCCTATGAGATCACCCGGGATATCCCATTACGAAAAACGGAAACAGAAACCCCGATGAAAAAATGTGTTACCAGTGTACTCTCCAGGGATATCGTGCTCATACCGGTGCTCCGCGCAGGGCTTGGAATGGTGGATGGCATCACCGGCTTGATCCCCACTGCAAAAATTGGCCACGTGGGCATGTACCGTGATCATAAGACCCTGGAACCGAAGAGCTATTATGCCAAGTTTCCCTACCGGATGAAAAAGGCAGTGGTTCTGGTCCTGGATCCCATGCTGGCAACAGGGGGAAGTGCCAGTGCCACTCTTGACATATTAAAGAGAGAAGGAGCAGGCAATTTGAAACTCGTTTGCATTGTAGGCGCTCCGGAAGGGCTTGAACGGATCTCGAAGGACCATCCCGAAGTAGAAATATTCCTGGCTGCCCTGGATGATGGACTGAATGAGTTCGGGTATATTGTTCCCGGTCTGGGAGACGCGGGCGACCGCCTGTTCGGGACCAATGATTTTCCAGGTGGAACATGA